The following DNA comes from Caretta caretta isolate rCarCar2 chromosome 10, rCarCar1.hap1, whole genome shotgun sequence.
AGTTTCATTTCAGAATCCCAGTTAAAAATCACTCCCATTATTTTTAAACCCCTCAGTAAACTTGCCTAAGGTTGCCACTCAGATGTTAATCTCTCTACTCTCTTCCCAGCTTTTTCTGCTCATCTGGTAACTGCCTCCTCTCTGCCCATAGCACAGTCTTAGCACTGGTGGTATGAGAATCTTCTGCTCTGCAGTTCCTGCATCCTGGAGCAGCATTCCTGCATCTTGCATTCATTCTTCATCTATTTTCAGATATCTGGAGAAATCTTTCCTCACTTTTATATACCTCTAAAAGGTATTCTCCAGAGAAGAAAAAGGTTGTGCCTTGTTTTGTTACAGTTTATAAAGAAGGgctgaagacattttaaaatataggtttagattttttttctccctttccaaaAGAACCATTTTGACCTCTCTAATTTTACTGGAAGACACATGGAAACAAGAGAACTAGTGGGAGTATAATGCTACAAGAGCATTATACTTGTATAATGAACAACTGAAACCTGAAACCTGAACAACTGAAGGCAGAGATTTTTAGTCAGGTTGTTTCTCCCAACACCTATTTAACTCAAGCTCCTAACAAACACTTTTTATAAAAACTCTATTTGTGAAAGATTCAACATCCTCCACACGTGCACTTTGTCAGCTGATGGCTAAGAAAATTCCCATTCCAGTTGTCTGGTCCTCTCCTCCAGCAAAAACAGGGGCAACAAGTGGTCATAATTCTGATAGTCCtaaaatacaaacaagaggagaaAGGCTGGTCCTAAGCCTTCAGTGGCCTTCATGCAGTCAGACCTCAGTGCCCATACAGAGCCTCATGACTTCAGTTTGGACTCCATGTGGGTGCAAGGGCCTGCCTGCACAGATCTCCTTCCAGGATCGGGGCCTttatttgaaagagaaaaataaccCATGCCTTCCGGGCCTTTTTTTCCTATTCatcacaaaattaaataaaaagatcaCAAACATATTTTCTCCAAATTAATCTTTCAATTTTCTCTCCTTCTGCAATTGTTCTGACTTGTTTTAACTTATTCATCAtccagtagctcttctctgccacGTCCAGCAGAAACACTGTTAACTTCAGCATTAACTGCCAGTGAAGGCTATAATACTCTCCAACTAACTAGTATTATCAAGCCCTATTAAGGCTTTGGGGCTAAAACTACATGGTGTTGGTCTACAAAAATAAGGCCCCGATTCTGCTATCTGCTCCATCCAGGCAGACAACTCCCCTCCTgctctttgacttcagtaggctccCCTGTGCAGATCAGATTGTGGGATCAGGTCCTAACATCGTACTGAACACTGACAGATTCTAAATAcctagtttaaaataaataaaatctactgATTAATGTCTGAGAGATTAAACTAATACAACAGATAGTTTGGTGGAGCCCATAATACAACCTATGATTATGCTCCCTCAGCCCTGTTTTTGCAATTTGAGGTTAATCTGGAGGGTAAGTGAAAaacagagagagtgtgtgtcaTTTGTGGAGAAAAGGTAACAATGAATGAGTAGCATGGAATGAATGGAGAGAGAATAAGTGAATGAAGGGATTGGTAGAGAAGAAGTTGTTCTTATGATTATTTCTGAGGGTGGGGATGGAGTAAGAGGTGAAGGAAATAGGACTGGGAGAGACTGTACTTGTAGGTTTTACATTTATGCTTGGGTAGTCATTTGTTTTGTACACAGAAAAAATTAGACTAAACATCAATTTGGGGAGGTGTTGCATAGTCAGGCAAAAAGTGGATGTGTTCAGGATGGATGAATAACATGCATGTTTAGTCCCTCTGCTTTTGTCACATTGTGTCACAGATTTATTTTCACTTAAGCTTGGTTGCTTGtgcttattatttatattatagtagcacctaaaGACCCCAAtcgagatcaggaccccactgggcTAGGCAGTGTACATACAAAAGGTAAGAGACAGATAGCCCCTGTTCCATGGCTTCATCCCTTGCCACTAAATAGATATGACAGTGACAGTAATATCATCCTTTTAGAgagaactgaggaacagagagatcAAGgtccaatccaaagcccattgaagtcaattcaATCAGCCCCCTGTTGACTTCCCCAAGGCCACACAATAAATCTGGCCACTGAAATATACTAACACAGATAAAGACAGTTGCTTCTACTGATTAAAGAACAGATCTTAGCTTGCAATCCTGGTTCAGACAATGGATCagtatgtgaccttggacaagtcacttaacctctctggtaAAATGGAGATTTTAATACTACCCTTACAGAGCAGTTATGAAGATTATCAACTAATATACAaacactttgggtatgtctacactacggaataaggtcgaatttatagaagtcggttttttagaaatcggttttatatattcgagtgtgtgtgtccccacagaaaatgctctaagtgcattaagtgcattaactcggcggagtgcttccacagtaccgaggctagagtcgacttccggagcgttgcactgtggatagctatcccacagttcccgcagtctccactgcccattggaattctgggttgagatcccaatgcctgatggggctaaaacattgtcgcgggtggttctgggtacatatcgtcaggccccccttccctccctccctccgtgaaagcaagggcagacaatcatttctcgccttttttcctgagttacctgtgcagatgccataccacggcaagcatggagcccgctcaggtaaccgtcaccgtatgtctcctgggtgctggcagatgcggtacggcattgctacacagtagcagcaacccattgccttgtggcagcagacggtacaactggtagccgtcctcgtcatatccgaggtgctcctggccacgtcggctgggagcgcctgggcagacatgggcacagggactaaatttggagtgacttgaccaggtcattctctttagtcctgcagtcagtcctattgaactgtcttatggtgagcagacaggcgatacggattgctagcagtcctattgcatcatcttctgctgggcaggcaagagatgaggatggctagcagtcctactgcaccatcttctgctgagcagccatgagatgtggatggcatgcagtccttctgcaccgtctgctgccagccaaagatgtaaaagatagatggagtggatcaaaacaagaaatagaccagatttgttttgtactcatttgcctcctcccccgtctaggggactcattcctctaggtcacactgcagtcactcacagagaaggtgcagtgaggtaaatctagccatgtatcaatcagaggccaggctaacctccttgttccaataagaacaataacttaggtgcaccatttcttattggaaccctccgtgaagtcctgcctgaaatactccttgatgtaaagccaccctctttgctgattttagctccctgaagccaaccctgtaagccgtgtcctcagtcgcccctccccctgtcagagcaacggcagacaatcgttccgcgccttttttctgtgcggacgccataccaaggcaaggatacaggccgctcagctcactttggcaattaggagcacattaaacaccacacgcattatccagcagtatatgcagcaccagaacctggcaaagcgataccgggcgaggaggcgacgtcagcgcagtcacgtgagtgatcaggacatggacacagatttctctgaaagcatgggccctgccaatgcatgcatcatggtgctaatggggcaggttcatgctgtggaacgccaattctgggctcgggaaacaagcacagactggtgggaccgcacagtggtgcaggtctgggacgattcccagtggctgcgaaactttcgcatgcgtaagggcactttcatggaactttgtgacttgctttcccctgccctgaggcgcatgaataccaagatgagagcagccctcacagttgagaagcgagtggcaatagccctgtggaagcttgcaatgccagacagctaccggtcagttgggaatcaatttggagtgggcaaatctactgttggggctgctgtgatgcaagtagcccacgcaatcaaagatctgctgataccaagggtagtgaccctgggaaatgtgcaggtcatagtggatggctttgctgcaatgggattccctaactgtggtggggccatagacggaacccatatcccattcttggcaccggagcaccaagccgccgagtacataaaccgcaaggggtacttttcaatagtgctgcaagctctggtggatcacaagggacgtttcaccaacatcaacgtgggatggccgggaaaggttcatgacgctcgcatcttcaggaactctggtctgtttcaaaagctacaggaagggactttattcccagaccagaaaataactgttggggatgctgaaatgcctatatgtatccttggggacccagcctaccccttaatgccatggctcatgaagccgtacacaggcagcctggacagtagtcaggagctgttcaactacaggctgagcaagtgcagaatggtggtagaatgtgcatttggacgtttaaaggcgcgttggtgcagtttactgacttggttagacctcagcgaaaccaatattcccactgttattactgcttgctgtgtgctccacaatatctgtgagagtaagggggagacgtttatggcggggtgggaggttgaggcaaatcgcctggctgctggttacgcgcagccagacaccagggcggttagaagagcacaggatggcgcggtacgcatcagagaagctttgaaaaccagtttcatgactggccaggctacggtgtgaaagttctgtttgtttctccttgatgaaaccccccgccccttggttcactctacttccctgtaagctaaccacccgcccctccccgcctcccttcgatcaccgcttgcagaggcaataaagtcattgttgcttcacattcatgcattctttattcattcatcacacaaatagggggatgactaccaaggtagcccaggaggggtggtggaggagggaaggaaaatgccacacagcactttaaaagtttacaactttaaaatttattgaatgccagccttcttttttttgggcaatcctctgtggcggagtggctggttggccgctggcccccccaccgcgttcttgggcatctgggtgtggaggctatggaacttggggaggagggcggttggttacacaggggctgtagtggcagtctgtgctccagctgcctttgctgcagctcagccacacactggagcatactggtttggtcctccagcagcctcagcattgaatcctgcctcctctcatcacgctgccgccacatttgagcttcagccctctcttcagcccgccacttactctcttcagcccgccacctctcctcccggtcattttgtgctttcctgcactctgacattatttgcctccacgcattcgtctgtgctctgtcagtatgggaggacagcatgagctcggagaacatttcatcttgagtgtgtttttttttctttctaagcttcactagcctctgggaaggagaagctactgtgatcattgaaacacatgcagctggtggagaaaaaaaaagggacagcggtatttaaaaagacacactttataaaacagtggctacactctttcagcgtaaaccttgctgttaaaattacatacatagcacatgtgctttcgttacaaggttgcattttgcctcccccaaccgagtggctaccccctcaaccctccccgcggctaacagcggggaacatttctgtttagccacaggcaaactgcccagcaggaatgggctcctctgagtgtcccctgaagaaaagcactctatttcaaccaggtgaccatgaattatatctcactctcctgaggataacacagagagataaagaacggatgttgtttgaacgccagcaaacatacactgcaatgctttgttgtacaatgattcccgagtacgtgttactggcctggagtggtaaagtgtcctaccatgaaggacgcaataaggctgccctccccagaaaccttttgcaaaggctttgggagtacatccaggagagccgcgaatgccatggcaaagtaatcctttcacatgcttgcttttaaaccatgtatagtattttaaaaggtacactcaccggaggtcccttctccgcctgctgggtccaagaggcagccttgggtgggttcggggggtactggctccaggtccagggtgagaaacagttcctggctgtcgggaaaaccggtttctccgcttgcttgctgtgagctatctacaacctcatcatcatcatcatcttctttgtccccaaaacctgcttccgtattgcctccatctccattaaaggagtcaaacaacacggctggggtagtggtggctgaaccccctaaaatggcatgcagctcatcatagaaccggcatgtttggggctctgacccggagcggccgttcgcctctctggttttctggtaggcttgcctcagctccttcagtttcacgtggcactgcttcgggtccctgttatggcctctgtccttcatggcctgggagattttgacaaaggttttggcatttcgaaaactggaatggagttctgatagcacggattcctctccccaaacagcgatcagatcccgtacctcccgttcggtccatgctggagctcttttgcgattctgggactccatcatggtcacctctgctgatgagctctgcatggtcacctgcagcttgccacgctggccaaacaggaaatgtgattcaaaagtttgcggttcttttcctgtctacctggccagtgcatctgagttgagagtgctgtccagagtggtcacaatggagcactctgggatagctcctggaggccaataccgtcgaattgtgtccacagtaccccaaattcgagccagcaaggccgatttaagcgctaatccacctgtcaggggtggagtaaggaaatcgattttaagagccctttaagttgaaataaagggcttcatcgtgtggacgggtgcaggtttacatcgatttaatgctgctaaattcgacctaaagtcctagtgtagaccagggctttgagaGTCTCTGAATGAAGTTATTAATACATAGTGCTTATCTAGTTATTATTAGATTGGCAGGTTGAAGCATTTTGGCAGGGCCATGTGTGTCATGTTGATAGGAGGGATCCATTTCCAGTGCTGGCAGTTTGCATCTTTCACTAACAATAAATTCACTTTAAACAGGACAATTCCTAATATATCTAATTTGTTAGATACTTTTCAACTTTACCTTCTCTTTTACACTTGGCGAAAGCTACTCCTATCACAACTAAACATAGCTGATCAATCAGAGTTGTATAGACAAGATGAACCATTCCTTCCATTCCTTTTTTACTTTGGGTATATATCATTGTAACTCTTTGACTTCACAATTTACTGTTTGCAGCAAAACTTGATgaggaaaaaatcattttacttttcaaagatgGCAAACAACAAACTGGATCATCACTGAGCAGTTTAAATGTAAACATACAATTTTTAGCAAAAGAGACTGTTTTTTACTGGAAAATTAAAGTGGATCAACTCTGTGCAGGGAAAAACAAATCCCAGCCAAGGAGATAAGTGTCTTATCTTGACTTTCTTTGAAAGTCATGTGAAAGATGTGTTATAATTGTGGCTTTGGAGAAAATATACTTGAAATCATATAAACCAAATCTTTAAATTGTTAGCAACGTTTAGATATAATAGAGCCACCATGTAGCAATATTAATGGATAGTGCTTCAtatagctctttaaaaaaatgttgccataaagggacaccatcaatttGAAATAACCGTTCCCTGAAAATGTTGAACttacagggttttgttttttttacaattaACGCCTAATATTACTACAACTGAAGGAAGTTAGCAGACAAATATTTCTctaattttttacttttatttgtgccatcaatagctattagccaagatggtcagggatgcaatcccatgctcagggtgtccctagcctctgactgccagatgctggaactggatgacaagggatggatcacttgataattttcctgttctgttcattcccctgaagcatctggcagtggccactgctagaagacaggatactgggctacatgcacaattggtctgacccaatatggctgttcccATGTTTGTATGTTTCATGGCACAGTATGGCTAATTgcattttctctttcttgtgATGGCATGACATCATTCTCATGAAGCACGTGCACATGCTTCCCCGGGCCCTACAAGAGGTTTTTCACCAGTAAGAGCAAAGCTTGTGTTATTTCACTTttcagggcagaaaaggtgtCTCCTCTTCCCCTGGTGTCTGCACAAAACCCAGGATACAATAAGAGCCTAGTGCAAAAGCCTCCTTCTTTGCTCCCCAACCACCTGTATGGGTCACTGGAGTACCAGATGCTTGGCAGGGGGCTAAGAGAATTCTCCTTCATTCCCTAGACCCAACTGCAAGACAGGGAGCAGCAGAGATCTAGTAGAGCATGCAGGGAAACATCTTTATCATACCATGAACCCCAAAATGAGACGGGGGAGTATCTGCCAGCAGCAGGAAGAGGTGTTGCAAATCTATGCCCCCCGGAAGCATCCAGGAGCAAGTGAAAGAAAAAGCACCTGGCTGGGTGATTGGCACCCTGCAGTGTCCAGGGAGAAGCCAAGAGACAAGAGCTAGTTAGGGAGGAAAAAACAGAGCTGCAAAAGGTCAGGAGCAGCTGGCCTGAGACAGGAAGGCCACTTCCCACCCACTCAGGCTCTGCCTATATTAAGGAAATATGTACTGATGTAATTACATTGAtatagttacaccagtgcaaacctcTTAAAGGGGCTTACACTAGTGCACCTTAATCCAGCAACACAAAGAAGTAAACTGCAACAGGGTAGGTCCTGCTTTTCCTGGTGCAGAGCATGTCCATTAGCAGTTTGTGCTGGCATAACTACCTTGATGTAATTACACCAACGTACATTCCATCAGTATAGACATGGCCACATACAGGACTCAGCTCTCTCTTGCAGGATAAGGAGAGAACAGCAGCCTTATACAAGGCAGCAGGTGGCTGGAAGGGATCCCCTGCTGGAGCTAGGTCAgtgagtggagcaggctgggaagCAATTTGCATCCTTTGCAGGAGTTGGGCCaggcaagcagcagcagcttctcctgCTTCTATTTCAGCTTCCACTGTGGGAGCCAACACGAGCCAGGCCTGGACGGCAATGGGGATCCTACTACAGGCACCAGACAGGAATGTGGGCCAGAAGGTCAGTGGTAAACTCTGCCCCTCAGTGAGAATAGGGTATCCTTGTTCCTGACCTAGATTACTCTGTGGAAGCTAGATGGAGGAGGTGCTaggagtggagatggatggagcAGGAGCTAGGAGTGTAGTTGGCATCTTCATCCCCTGCTCTGTCTGCAGGAACAAGATATTGGGCTAGGAATACAAAAGGAAGTGGGGATCTGTGCCAGGCTCTTCTATAGAAGCCAGGGTCAGGCTGACTGTACAGCTTGGACTGGCTTTTACTTTTAGCTGTCTCCCTTCCTATGCACAGTCATACTCTTCTGTTTGTGAGGATCATTTATACAGTGAGtgagaaaaacaattttaaatataatttcagaGTCTCAGGGGCAGGTCACCTCACCAGAATGAAGTTACTTCCTTTGAAATTGACtaatttcaagttgacagtgttcctttaagaTCAggtattattttgtattatggtagtgctgaGAGGCCTCAGTTGGGACAAGAGCCCTATTAtcctacacaaacacacagtaaaagacaTTCCTGGCCCTAAAGCACTAACAATCTAAGGTCCTGGTCCTGCCAACTGATTCAGGAAGAtgaaccccactgatttcagtgatgaTTTGTATGGGCATAAGGGCCTGCAAGAGTTGATCAACTTGCAAGATAGGGTCCTAAGTCACAACAAGTTGCAGTAAGTGAgtataataaacaaaagaaaggagTGAAGGAGGAAAGACAAGGATAGCAGCGATAGGAACATATGGTTACATAGACTAACTAGGTGCACAATTTCCCAATTacagatttttacttttttttttttttttggtaatatcAGAAATATCTGGTGGCTGCTTGCCTAACCACATTCAGTAAGCAATTTACCACAGGTATCACAGTAGAAGAGAGTCTTGAGGAGGGATTTGCAGGAGTACAAGGTAGTGGCCTTATGAGTTAGTTTGGGGAGGGTATTCCATGAAGTTGTGGCAGTGTGGAAGAAAGCGCAAAGGTGCTTGCAGGAGAAATGGAGAAACAGGCAATCCAGGCTAGCATCACTGGTGAGAAAAATGTGGAGCAGAATGTCAGGTGAGATAGACAATAAAATGTAAGGATAGCCAAATAAGAATGGGCTGTGTTGTGAATGTTGTTAAAAGTAAAGATGAGAGCTTTTATTTGATGTGTTGAAGAAGGGGGAACCAGTGGAGGGACTCTTACGGGGTTGGCATGGTCAGAACAATGACTTAGGAAGACTTATCTTGGCAGTATTGTTTTGAATGGACCTGAGGTGGACAAGATGGATTTGTATATGTTGAAC
Coding sequences within:
- the LOC125643428 gene encoding uncharacterized protein LOC125643428; this translates as MGGSGAQPAGEGEQRRAAAAATGGWSGEERRSYKGSIRMDALHRPLPLPGRGCSQRSPLLGTHLPRGKLQVTMQSSSAEVTMMESQNRKRAPAWTEREVRDLIAVWGEESVLSELHSSFRNAKTFVKISQAMKDRGHNRDPKQCHVKLKELRQAYQKTREANGRSGSEPQTCRFYDELHAILGGSATTTPAVLFDSFNGDGGNTEAGFGDKEDDDDDEVVDSSQQASGETGFPDSQELFLTLDLEPVPPEPTQGCLLDPAGGEGTSAACVSMITVASPSQRLVKLRKKKKHTQDEMFSELMLSSHTDRAQTNAWRQIMSECRKAQNDREERWRAEESKWRAEERAEAQMWRQRDERRQDSMLRLLEDQTSMLQCVAELQQRQLEHRLPLQPLCNQPPSSPSSIASTPRCPRTRWGGQRPTSHSATEDCPKKRRLAFNKF